The Nitrospiraceae bacterium genome segment CTCCACGAGCACCTTCACCTCCCAGAGTGTATCAAACAGTTCCCGATCCAACAGTTCATCCCGTAGTTTGTTCGGTGATGCTGAGCGCACGGCAGACATGAGCCACGGACTGGCCCTTGCTCAGGGCGACTTCGGCTTCACGCAATTTGGCGAGGATCTGTTCGACGGTGTGACGGAAACGTGGCATATGGCCCTCCTTTTGGCCCGACCCTAACATACAGGGTGGACCGGATTAAGGGGGCTAGGTCATCATGTTTTCCGCCGGCTGCACGAATGTCTACCCTGTCTCCACTGGCTCCCATTCAAAAATGGAACGAATCAATCCTGATAAACCTCCGAGAGCCGTCGTTTGGGGAAATCATCCTGCGGTGGTGGATGCGGCAACCCAAACGATGCAGGAAATGAAGGTGCAAGTTGTTGAGCGTGTCCGTCTCAAGGAAATCCTGAATGAGCAAAAGGTCCGTTTGATCAACACATCCGACGATGAAGCGGAATTGCTCAAGGTAGGGCGCCTCCTCGGAGCCGACCAGATCGTTTTCGCCGATGCGGCGGTACTCTCGGAAGAAGTCCAGAGAATAGTAGACAGTTATGGCGGATTTAGCCAAGCAGAGACGGTCTATCAGCTCAGCGTCTCTGTCAGGAATACCAGTGTTGAAACTGGGGAGCTTCGATGGAGCGGTACGGCCACATATCCCAAACCCGTCACGAATCGAGACGAGGGACTTATTGACCTGACACGTCATGCCATGTCGCATGCGGTATGCCCTCTTGAAAACGGCTATACCTGGGACGAGCGAGCGGGCTGTCGAAAACCCCAGTGACTCTGCTACCACGTCGGTGCAAGCGTAAAATGAAAAGATGCCCGGACCCATATCGCGGCGCGTGGCTGGCGGGTCTTAGCGCCTTCATTCGATCCATGTGCAACGGGAACGGCAGCTCCCTGGTAGAAGTTACGACTAACCCCTTGTCCTTTCGTGCTCATTGTATAGGGTATAGGCAGAGCGATCTGACAAACCGCAGATCAGTGGTTACTTTGATCCACCAGACGCAAGATCCAAGTGTGTCTTGTGAGAAGAGTCCCGACCGGCTTGAATCATTGAACCATCACAGCCGATAATAGGCCTTGACCAACCGGTGCCTTTGGGCGCTACATATTCATCCATTTTGGTTGAGAAGAAGGAGGCCGTCATGGCATTGCTGATAACCGCTGAATGTATCAACTGTGGAGCCTGTCTGCCAGAATGTCCGAACGAGGCCATCTTCGAAACTCGCGGCGATGCGGAAGCGAAGGGAAATCATGTGGGCGACGGCCAGGGAGTGGGAGACAGTATATATGTGATCACGCATGACCGCTGTACAGAGTGTGTCGGCCATTTTGACGAACCTCAATGCGCCGCGGTCTGTCCGGTCGACAATTGCTGCATTTCTGACCCTGCCTATCCGGAAACGACGGATGTCTTGCTGGACAAGGCGAGGAAGCTCAATCCTGACAAGGCGATCGATCCGGCAAAAGTGTGGAGCGGTGTGCGGAACTGATCGCGGCTGAAGTACGAAGAGAAGAACGTATACCTCTATTTGCCTTGGGATAACCGAAACCATCAGTCATGGCTGATAAACTCCCCAAAGTAATTTCCAATGCAACTGTCATAAAGGCCTTAGCTAAAGTCTTTGCTTTCCAAGCCATCGAGATCAGCCTATTGCGGTCACATGCTGGAATATCCGATGCCAATTGGAAAGCCCTCAAGACCGAAGCATTTAAGAAAACCTACGCGAAGCAACGCTCTTTTTATGAAGATCGCTTGACGGGTGCGTTCGCTTTGGAGCGCATTTCCCAGTCTGAACGTGAGACAAGACTTCTTGAACTCTGGCTAAAACAGAGTGAGGATTCTCCCAAAGACGAACCCTGAGATGTTTGGCAAGAATTCACCGCAGCCTTCTACGCGTTCTACGTTGTCTCTGCTCATCCTGGTTCTCTTTCTGCTCGGTTCGTTCGCGCTCCCCTCATTCAATCTGAGTCGAAGCCAAGCCCACGCCGCAGGCGGAGATCAGACGAAGTTCCGGCGCATCTCGACACAGTTCATCGCGGCGTTGGGCGATCCAGGTGCGACCTCCGGGAGCGGCGCGCAATCGTGGGGGCTGTGGCCTCTGGACCCGGGTCCTCGGGGCGTCGAGCTGAAGAACTATCAACGGATGAAGGATGCAGGTGGCGTCGCCCCGGCGCGCTGGAAATTCGACGGCACGGACTGGTGGCTGGAGGAACATGGCTTGATCATGGAGCAGCCGATCTTTCCGCTCCTTCCCGGCAAATACGTGGTCACGGGCGCCCAGGACGTGACGGCTGTGCTGACCATTCATCCCGCCGACAGGAACGGCGACAGACGCTGGGAACTCGATAAAGGCGCGACGCTCTACGACGTGACGCACCTGGCCTGCCGCTCCGCGCGCTATACACCGGCAGCGGTTGGTGGTTCCTGCTCGCCGGCAAACGCGCAGAAGGCTGCGTTTCCAGTTGCACCAGGGGGAGCGATGCCGCCGGCCGAAGGCTGTACGAAGCAGGACTATGCGGTTCTCATCGTGATCGGCGTGGGCGTGGAAGACTGAACGCCTGCAGGAAAAACGGGGACATTCTGCAGAAACAAGGGTGGCAGGAACCATTTCGTGGCGCGTGGCGGGACTCTGGTTCATCTGGTTTGTTTGGTTACTTTGGTTTATTTCATTTATCCGGCGTACGGCACGAAACAAACAAGACAAACCAAACAAACGAGACAAACTCTCTGGTGTTATGCTCCATCGTTTCGCGTGGCGAGTCACCCCTTCCTCTCCGTGTTATTCCGCCTAACCTACCGATGGACTAAGCTGGTATGAAGGAGTAGAGTTTCGACCGTTTGCCCGAGGTCATCGGTCCGTAGATTTACATGGGCAGGCTTGCCTGCAGATTTGGCACTGGAATGAATAGCCTTCGGGAGGAACATACCATGTGGAAATCACTCGCAGCGACAGCCACGCTGACCCTCATGCTTATCGCCCCCGCTTATGTAGCGGCTCAGGAGGCCCCCGGAAATCAGAAATCGTTGGCTGAGCAACTCGTCGATGCGTTCAACAAAGTGTTCGGAGTCCATCCTGGGAAGCGCGCCAATCATCCGAAGGGTGTCGTATTAGAGGGAGCATTCGTTCCGAGTGCGTCGGCGGCATCGTTGAGTAAAGCCACTCACCTCCAGAAGCGAAAAACTGCGATTCCGGTGACAGTTCGTTTCTCCGCTGGCTCTGGGCTACCCACCGTTCCTGATACCGACGCCATGCCGCGCGGCATGGCCGTCAAATTTGCCCTTCCGGACGGAACCAACACGGATCTTGTCGTCCTGTCCGTCAACCGCTTCCCCGTTGCCACGGCGGAAGAGTTCAGGGACTTTCTGCTCGCGATCGCGGCAAGCGGACCAGATGCTCCGAAACCCACCGAATTCGACAAATTCTTGAGCGCCCATCCGGCGGCGAAGGCGTTCGTGGAGGCACCGAAGCCTCAACCAGTGAGTTACGCCACCCTGCCCTATTTCGGGATCAACGCCTTCAAGTTCACGAACGCCAAAGGGGCAACCACATTCGGTCGCTACCAGCTTCAGCCTGTGACGGGGGAGCAATTCCTCACTAAAGAGCAACTTGCCACGATGGGGCCCGATTATCTGACGACTGAGATTGGCGAGCGGGTTCGCCATGGTCCCATCAAGTTCAAATTGCTGGTGCAGGTGGCCGAGAAGGACGACAAGATCGACGACCCCACGATCGTGTGGCCGGATACCAGGAAGAAGGTCGAGCTGGGCACGATCACCATCACGAAGGCCGTGGCCGACAGCCAGGCAGCCGAAAAGAAGTTGCTCTTTGTCCCTGGTGTCGTGGTTCCTGGTATCGAGCCGGCCGATCCGATGATCGCTGCGCGGTCGGCAGCCTATATCGTATCCCTGTCGCGTCGGGCTCAGGCCCCATGACCGTGCAAAATAGATAGCTGGCGGCATTCTGAATTTCACTGCGCGCTTGTTCTGCCTGCCCTGAGCCTGTCGAAGGGGGCGGGCCTGCTTCTCCATTCACGCTCTTTCCGCCTTCATTACACAAGACAATTGATCACGCCGCTCGTGATCCCGCCGCTTGGATTACTCTGGAATCCTTGACGCTATAAAAGAAGCTTCTATACTTCACCTTGTACAGTCGTCCTTCGCGTCCACTTTCAGATATCCTCATGACCGAAGAATTCGAGAGACGCTTCCAGGCGATTGAAGCTCGCCTCCAAACGATCGAAGACGCCCTGAAACTCCGCCATACCGATCCCGGTCCGCTTCTGACGCGGCCCGCCATGCCTTCCCCCCAGTCGCGGCCGGCACGCCCTCATGCTCCAGCTGCCCCGTCTACACCGACGGCAACGGCAGTGTTGGGCTGGAGCAGTGTAGCCGCTCTCATCCTTGCCGCTGCATATGTAATTCGCCTCGCGATCAGCGTTGGCTGGCTGACACCTGTTCGTCAGGTGGTTCTCGCCGCCCTCTTCGGGTTCGCTCTAATCTTCATCGGATTCACATTGAGGGAGAAGCATCCCCGGTACGCAAGTTTTCTGCCCGGCGCAGGATTAGTCATCCTGTTTCTTGCAGATTACGGCAGCCATCTCTACTACACCTTGCTCTCACCGCTTCACGCCATGGTCGGGGTCGCGCTCATCTGTGCGATCGCGTTAGCCCTGGGGCGTATCTTTGAAGGTGAGTTTTATCCGCTCGTCGCGGTGGTTGGTTCCTATTCAGCTCCGATCCTCCTTTCAACCTTTCATCAAGACCCCTTGGATCTCGCGATCTACTTCTCCGCTTGGAGCCTGCTCTACTGTTGGTACGCCATCAAGGTTGGTCAACGGCGGGTGTACCTGTTGGCCGCTTATCTGGCTTTGATTGTTTTCGACAGTGCATGGAGATCCGGAACCAGCTCACACTGGCAAGGGGCAATCATTTTCCAGTTCGTTCAGTTCTTCATGTTCGCCGGCGCCACGAGCATCTTTTCCATTACCCATAACGTTCCTCTCGAGATGCCTTCGGTAAAGTCTCATCTCCCCGTGCTGATGATCTTTTATTTTTTGCAATATTCAACGCTGCAGCAGCATATGCCTGCATGGGCTCCTTGGATCGCGTGCGGCAGCTTCACCGTGCTTCTTGGAATCTATGCATTGGTACGCGTCTCCTTCCGATCGATGGCAGCAAGTCGGCTCATCATCGCAGTCTATGGGGCTGTGGTCATGACGCATGCGGTGTATCTCGAATTGCTGCCGGACCGTTCACGATTATGGATCGGTCTGGGGCTGGTCGTAGTTATGGCTATCTATGCGAGTTTGCACCCTGAACACGTCTTCAACTGGTGGCCTGTGTTTGCTGCGGCGCTAGTGATCTTTTTCATCAGCGATGGTCGCCTGCTTTTCGGGTGGGAGGCACAGGAAGTCCCCGGCCACCAGTTCCTCCTTTCACTGTATGCGACCGCATTGTATGTGGGCTATGCACTTCTTCAACGCCAACCAGAGATGGCCGCCGCTTCTCCCTGGCTGCTCTACATGGGACACGTGAACGCGATGGTCGCGGCGACGCAGATATTCCATGGACGTCTCGCCATCTCTCTCGTCTGGGGCATTTTGGCTGTTGCGACCCTTCTGCTCGCCATACGCCTGTCCAACAAGAACCTCGGCCAGTCCGCCCTCTTCGTCTTCGGTGCTTTTGGGATTAAAGTCTGGCTGTTTGACCTATCCGGTGCCGATCCGATCGTCCGGATCGGTTGTCTTCTTGTGCTTGGAGCATCACTCTACGTTGGAGGACTGCTCTACCAAAAGATGGTCGAGTTGCCCAACGCAGCCGCCAGAGATAAGACAACAGGGGCACTAGAATTTCAGAAATAAAAGCAGCGGCGCGTGGCGGGAGTCTGGTTCGTCTGGTCTGTTTGGTTTATCTGGTCTCTTTGGTTCGGCGAACCAGAAGGACAGGACACACGAGATAGACCAGCCAATCCTTCACACAGATAGACTCGCTTCGCTATTTCCCCGCGCGCTCCATTCTGCCTGACTCCTCCCCAGCAAGCCCAAATCCGAGCCTCCAAATTTCCGCAGTATGACACCACGGAACCCCACCGGTTGCTGATTGACGCTTTTACAATATGTTGTATAAGCTGGGTTCGACTTATCAAGAAGCGCACGCCGACCAATCATATTTTTAGGCAACTGGAATGTGCTGACAAAGAGGCGCAGATTCTGAATTTACGCGCGAGACTGATGGCCGAACTGGAGAAACACATTCGTGAAAAGGGGTTACCTCAGAAGAAGGCAGCTGGCCAACCTGGCGTAATACAACCTTGGAGCAGGGACCTGATGCGCGGCAAGATCAACCTGTTGAGCGTGGACTTGCTTATTACCATGTTCACCAACGCTGGCCTCAAGGTCGATGTGAAAGCCAGCCGATCCGCTGCCTGAACAAGCAAAATCGGCCCGCTCCTTTACCCCGCTCTATTACTCGAGGAGTCAGCATGGACGCTAGTTTTTGGCACCAACGGTGGCAGACCAATGAGATTCCGTTCCACGAACGCGCAGCCAATCCACTGCTCCTCAAACATTTCCCCACACTTGCGTTAGGGAAAGGCAGTCGAGTATTTGTGCCCTTGTGCGGTAAGTCGCTTGATATCGGCTGGTTGCTGTCCCGCGGCCATGCAGTTGTCGGCGCTGAACTGAGTGAACTAGCCGTGCAGCAGCTCTTCGCTGAGCTTGGCACCGAACCCAGCGTGGCGGAGATCGGTTACGCACGGCACTACCGCGGGAAGCAGATCGATATCTTTGCTGGTGATATCTTTCATGTGTCGCGCGAGATGCTTGGTCCCGTCGACGCCGTATACGACCGGGCGGCGTTAGTCGCACTCCCGGAAGAGATGCGCCCGCGCTATGCAGCGCACCTCAAGGAGATCACAGCCCATGCGCCCCAATTGCTCATCTGCTATGAGTATGACCAAGCCGTGATGCCAGGTCCTCCATTTTCAGTCAGCAGCCAGGAGGTCCATCGCCACTATGGCGAGAGTTATCGACTCACGCTGTTGGACAGTGCGGACGTGACTGGTGGATTAAAAGGCAAATGCCCGGCGAAAGAGAACGTCTGGCTGCTGAATAGACGAGCGATGCCTACCTCCTCTTAGGCACCCACGCCAAGAAAGGGAAATGGGCTCGGGAGTCCTTGCTCATTCCGGAACGGCCTTAGGAACCATTTCCCGAGCTATATACACCACATCCCCCCATCGCTCTCGCCGCTCATCGCATACCGATAGACCCGCCTGACCTAAAAACGTACAATGTCGCCGTTTCGTCTGAGCGTCCTGGTCCAAAAACGCCCGGACACACTATGATCTATGGTGATCTGTGACATCACGAATCCTCGTTCCTTCCAGATATTTCCTTGTTCTCCGCACTTTCTACCGCCACAACCAGGAGGGATTGCATGAGAACCACGAGGCAACTGTCTAACAGTCTAATGGTAGGACTCTGTGTCTTGGTCTGGTGTTTGTTCACGTTCGGGACGAGGGCAAGCAGTGCCTTGGCAGATGCCCAAGCAAATCCTAATCCCACGATGGTTGTCTCCGACCTCCCCAAAAATTGGGGCAAGAAGCTGCCGAGTGCCTCGCGATTTGCTGTATTGAGTGCCTTCGGAGATGCGGCGGTTCGAGATGACGAAACCGGGCTCGTGTGGGAAAAGACTCTGGAAACGGACGAGCTGTCCTGGGCCGATGCTCGCGCTGCCTGTGCCGATAAAGACGTGGGTGGTCGGAAAGGCTGGAGGCTCCCGTCGATTTCTGAACTGGCGAGTCTCGTAGATCCTTCCATGAGAACAGGATCCACCCTGCCCCTGGGCCATCCCTTTACCAACGTCTTGAGCGACGTATACTGGTCGGCAACGACGATGGCAGGCAATCCGAACAGCGCATGGCTCGTCTTCTTCGACACCGGCAAGGTGACCAACGCCTTTAAGACTATTACCTTCCATGTCTGGTGTGTGCGCGGTGGCACGAGTGCGGATCAGTATTGAAGGCCTGGGAGATAGGCAAGGGAGGACCATTTCGCGGCGCGTGACGGGCCGACTTATCTCGTCCCCTATTTCCTCGCACAGCAATAGACTCGATCGACGACAAAACGTAGAATAGTGTTATAGGCTTACCCCGCCAGATGAGGTCGTCGGAAGCCTGGATGCATCACCTTGATCACCGGTAACAGGTCAGTGACCCCGGGAGTACGCATGCACAAGACCCGCATCATTTGCACGATCGGCCCTGCGACAGCATCGTACGAGATACTGCAGAAGATGTACGAGGCCGGCATGAATATTGTGCGGCTGAATATGTCCCATGGCGACCACGAGTCCCACGCCAAGGTGATCCAGCACGTGAAGACCCTCAACCGGAAGGTGAAATTTCCGATCCCCATCCTCCTGGACACGCAAGGGCCGTCTATTCGCACCGGGGACCTCTCCAACGAACTTGATCTGCAGCAAGGCGCTATCGTGACCGTCACCACTCGCGGATCGATGGACGTTGAAGAGAGCTCCATCCATATCGACTATGCGGACTTGCTGGATGCAGTCAGCATCGGAGATAAGATCACCGTGGACAACGGGCTGATCAATTTCGAGGTTCTGGAGAAGCACGAGCGCCTGATGCGGTGCCGTGTTCTGGACGGCGGCCTCTTGAAGAGCAAGCGCCATGTCAATCTCCCGGGGGTCCGCGTCAATCTGCCTGCGATCACGCAAAAGGACACCAAGGATATCCTGTTCGGCCTGGAACGGGACGTGGACTTTATCGCCCTGTCTTTTGTGCGCGAGGCCGAGGACATCCGGCAACTGAAGGCCCTCATGGGCGACAAGGTCGGCAGGGTGAAGATCATCGCGAAGATCGAGGACCAGGAAGGGGTCCTGAATTTAGAGGAGATCGTCAAAGAATCGGACGGCATTATGGTCGCGCGCGGAGACTTGGGCGTGGAGATCAACCTGGAAGATCTGCCGAATGTCCAGCGCACGATCGTGCAAATGTGTGCCGAGTACGGAAAACGCGTGATCGTGGCAACCCATCTGCTCGAATCCATGATCCACAACCCGCACCCCACCCGTGCCGAGGTTACCGACGTCGCCAACGCGATCTATGAAGAAGTCGATGCCGTCATGCTGTCCGGGGAAACCACGGTGGGGAAGTATCCGGTCAGGTGCGTTGAATACCTGCGCAAGATCGCGCTCAAATCCGAGACGATCCCGGGACTGCAGCTCGCCAAACGATTGCGCAACGCGGGCAACAAACAGCAATTGGCGGCGGCGGCCGTTCAGCTCGCCGAAGGTGTCAAGGCCAAGGGAATCGTCGTGATTACCAGACGGGGACTCATGGCTGATCTCGTCGCGAACTGCCGTCCGTTCTATACGAACATCTACGCCTTTACCAACATGAGCCAACCGCGACGGACCATGATGCTCAATCGCGGTGTCTTTCCGTTCAAGATCGATTTCAGTTCGGAGCCTGAGAAGACGCTGCAAACGGCCTTCCGAATCCTGAGGGACCGTGAACGGTTTCAGACGGGTGACAAGCTCGTGATCATCTCGGACGTCCTGGCCCAGCAACGGGTCGATTCGATTCAGATTCGTGACATCCCCTTGGATACGATCCCGCCAGAAGTATCCGACGAGGCAAGCTGAGCCGATCCACTCCCGAGAACATTCGAAAGGTGGCCGGTCGTGGGGAGCATTCCTACGGCGCCTAGAAGGCCGGCTTGTTACCCGCCTCCCGACCCTCCCCGCTCATTCGGACACTGCGCTAGCGACGAAGCAGTCCGCAGATCGAGATTCGATATTCACAGGGGCGAACGGGGGTGAGCGAGACCTTTCCGACCCGGCTGAGACGGTCCACTGACATAAATACCTGTCCCCAGCCGATCCCCGTCAGCGTGCTGAGGCCTTCCAGGGATTGTGCTCCTTTCTTCTTGAGCACACCGAGCATTCTTCGATCGACCGTTTGTTGAGTGGTGGGCTGCTGGCTGTGAGTTCTCATGGTCCCCTCCGTGGATGCAGAAAGGTGAGAAGCCTTGTGGTGGGTACGTATGTACTTGCATGTAAGTATGCATGCATATTTCCTCCTTGCAACGAATTCGTAAAATTCTGCACAAGACAAAGAATGGGGTCAGACCCTGCGTCCGATAGGCGGCGTGTGGCGGAGCTGGCTTATTGAGCAAGCGGAATTGTCAGAAGCACTCCTCCCATTACGTCCTGCAGCTTGAAGTTAGTCTTGGGACTGTTTGGGTGCGCATTATGACAACCGATACAGGTTTGAGACACTGCTCTGTCTGGGTAGAGTGCTTGAAAAGAACGAACCCTGCCTTCGGTGACCACGCCTGTATGGGGACGACTGGGATCGACCAGGATCTCAGTAAGCCCCGTCCGCTCGAACTCAGTGGTTGGGCAATTCTTTTTGTTGATTGCCCAAGCTAATTAGTCTGAATTGCACCCCATTGGGCTCTTGAGCCGCGAGCCGTCCAGCTTCGATCAAGAATTGCGCTGGTAAAGGCAGCTTCCAGTTCTCGCGCCAGTTTTCCGCAGCGGTGACAATGCCGCGCATCTGCATCCGTTCGACGATTTCAACCGTGTAAATTGTCCGGTCTGCCTGAATCACACTGTGCACATAGTTAGCGACCCTTTCGGCGGATATACACTCGATCGGATCTACTTCCTTGCTTGACGCAGTCAGAACCCACTGACCAACGAGGCAGGTTAAAATTGTTCCAGCCGCCAGTCCTGCCCCGAAGCTTCTTATATTCATGATGCCCTCTCCATTTCTCATTAGCCCATAATGATAAATTTCCTGGATCCAGACAGCACCCCTACTCAAAGTTTATGGGCCATTGCTTGAATGAATAAAAAGCATACATCCTACGACCCGTTGAATCGAGATGCGGCACAAACCTGTAATCAACCGGTGCGATGCGCCGTCTAAGGAGTGAAGTTTATATACTCCTCATATGGATCGGCGGCGTTTTTCTCACCGCGGCTTACAATCCACACACTCGCTCGCTGGTCGGTGAGAGTGCTTGCCAGATTTTGGTATAGGCGCACGTGATAGTTGTATTTTCCTAGTTGGCCGAAACAGAGACTGGCGAAAGAGTTTGGATCGATGACAGCCCAAAGCGCAGTTTGCTCTTCTGTCGCGAATCCAGTCCTGCATGAGATTCGGTTCATCGTTGATGCCGGGAAACTGACAACAATGGGCTGAGTCCCTTTGTTGTGCCACCGTACTTCATCGCCCCGGCCGGCAAGAATGTACCGGGGTGCCACGTCATGTGCAACATCCACACTGTGGATCTTGCCTTCTTCCTTAGGATGAGAGACAGAACTGCATCCCATCGTGACTAAAAGTTCGAGCGCGATACACAGGAGACCATGA includes the following:
- a CDS encoding XRE family transcriptional regulator, whose product is MLIDAFTICCISWVRLIKKRTPTNHIFRQLECADKEAQILNLRARLMAELEKHIREKGLPQKKAAGQPGVIQPWSRDLMRGKINLLSVDLLITMFTNAGLKVDVKASRSAA
- the tmpT gene encoding thiopurine S-methyltransferase, with the protein product MDASFWHQRWQTNEIPFHERAANPLLLKHFPTLALGKGSRVFVPLCGKSLDIGWLLSRGHAVVGAELSELAVQQLFAELGTEPSVAEIGYARHYRGKQIDIFAGDIFHVSREMLGPVDAVYDRAALVALPEEMRPRYAAHLKEITAHAPQLLICYEYDQAVMPGPPFSVSSQEVHRHYGESYRLTLLDSADVTGGLKGKCPAKENVWLLNRRAMPTSS
- the pyk gene encoding pyruvate kinase, translated to MHKTRIICTIGPATASYEILQKMYEAGMNIVRLNMSHGDHESHAKVIQHVKTLNRKVKFPIPILLDTQGPSIRTGDLSNELDLQQGAIVTVTTRGSMDVEESSIHIDYADLLDAVSIGDKITVDNGLINFEVLEKHERLMRCRVLDGGLLKSKRHVNLPGVRVNLPAITQKDTKDILFGLERDVDFIALSFVREAEDIRQLKALMGDKVGRVKIIAKIEDQEGVLNLEEIVKESDGIMVARGDLGVEINLEDLPNVQRTIVQMCAEYGKRVIVATHLLESMIHNPHPTRAEVTDVANAIYEEVDAVMLSGETTVGKYPVRCVEYLRKIALKSETIPGLQLAKRLRNAGNKQQLAAAAVQLAEGVKAKGIVVITRRGLMADLVANCRPFYTNIYAFTNMSQPRRTMMLNRGVFPFKIDFSSEPEKTLQTAFRILRDRERFQTGDKLVIISDVLAQQRVDSIQIRDIPLDTIPPEVSDEAS
- a CDS encoding catalase family peroxidase; amino-acid sequence: MWKSLAATATLTLMLIAPAYVAAQEAPGNQKSLAEQLVDAFNKVFGVHPGKRANHPKGVVLEGAFVPSASAASLSKATHLQKRKTAIPVTVRFSAGSGLPTVPDTDAMPRGMAVKFALPDGTNTDLVVLSVNRFPVATAEEFRDFLLAIAASGPDAPKPTEFDKFLSAHPAAKAFVEAPKPQPVSYATLPYFGINAFKFTNAKGATTFGRYQLQPVTGEQFLTKEQLATMGPDYLTTEIGERVRHGPIKFKLLVQVAEKDDKIDDPTIVWPDTRKKVELGTITITKAVADSQAAEKKLLFVPGVVVPGIEPADPMIAARSAAYIVSLSRRAQAP
- a CDS encoding DUF1566 domain-containing protein, with amino-acid sequence MRTTRQLSNSLMVGLCVLVWCLFTFGTRASSALADAQANPNPTMVVSDLPKNWGKKLPSASRFAVLSAFGDAAVRDDETGLVWEKTLETDELSWADARAACADKDVGGRKGWRLPSISELASLVDPSMRTGSTLPLGHPFTNVLSDVYWSATTMAGNPNSAWLVFFDTGKVTNAFKTITFHVWCVRGGTSADQY
- a CDS encoding 4Fe-4S dicluster domain-containing protein, whose amino-acid sequence is MALLITAECINCGACLPECPNEAIFETRGDAEAKGNHVGDGQGVGDSIYVITHDRCTECVGHFDEPQCAAVCPVDNCCISDPAYPETTDVLLDKARKLNPDKAIDPAKVWSGVRN
- a CDS encoding CsgG/HfaB family protein; the encoded protein is MERINPDKPPRAVVWGNHPAVVDAATQTMQEMKVQVVERVRLKEILNEQKVRLINTSDDEAELLKVGRLLGADQIVFADAAVLSEEVQRIVDSYGGFSQAETVYQLSVSVRNTSVETGELRWSGTATYPKPVTNRDEGLIDLTRHAMSHAVCPLENGYTWDERAGCRKPQ
- a CDS encoding DUF2339 domain-containing protein, yielding MTEEFERRFQAIEARLQTIEDALKLRHTDPGPLLTRPAMPSPQSRPARPHAPAAPSTPTATAVLGWSSVAALILAAAYVIRLAISVGWLTPVRQVVLAALFGFALIFIGFTLREKHPRYASFLPGAGLVILFLADYGSHLYYTLLSPLHAMVGVALICAIALALGRIFEGEFYPLVAVVGSYSAPILLSTFHQDPLDLAIYFSAWSLLYCWYAIKVGQRRVYLLAAYLALIVFDSAWRSGTSSHWQGAIIFQFVQFFMFAGATSIFSITHNVPLEMPSVKSHLPVLMIFYFLQYSTLQQHMPAWAPWIACGSFTVLLGIYALVRVSFRSMAASRLIIAVYGAVVMTHAVYLELLPDRSRLWIGLGLVVVMAIYASLHPEHVFNWWPVFAAALVIFFISDGRLLFGWEAQEVPGHQFLLSLYATALYVGYALLQRQPEMAAASPWLLYMGHVNAMVAATQIFHGRLAISLVWGILAVATLLLAIRLSNKNLGQSALFVFGAFGIKVWLFDLSGADPIVRIGCLLVLGASLYVGGLLYQKMVELPNAAARDKTTGALEFQK